The following are encoded together in the Bradyrhizobium sp. CCGUVB1N3 genome:
- a CDS encoding autotransporter-associated beta strand repeat-containing protein encodes MAWSLPATPARAQDATWLASPNSNRYDFDTSWSTGTVPTGTASFGASNTTSLSLPGNDEANTTNVGGWTFNAGAGNYTFTSGQLLNFNGAGIVINGGSATINVIDGGVNFLNASTAGGATINNNNPYSAVNFYNTSTAGSATITSYGDVNFYNSSTAGSATITINYNGENGGRLLFNDTSSAGSATITNNMFVYFKNTSTAGSAAIANNGSVGFSAASTAGNATITNNTSNSYLSFSGTSTAGNAAIINTAGTVDFSASTGPAGDGKLSAGSIAGAGNFFLGARELTVGGNNLSTEVSGVISDCGTSPTCSAAGATGGSLVKIGTGTLTLSGANTYTGGTTINGGTLQFGNGGTSGSVAGDITDNAALIFDRSDTVNFGGVISGSGTLEKLGAGTLILQSANTYTGATTVSAGTLTILDSVASRLITNNATLVYSSNSTAGSAVITNNHQLTFDTNATAGSATLTNNQQLLFTASSTAGNANITNNNQLTFDTNGLHP; translated from the coding sequence CAATCGCTATGACTTCGACACCAGTTGGAGCACCGGCACGGTGCCGACGGGCACCGCCTCCTTCGGCGCCTCGAACACCACCAGCCTGTCACTTCCCGGCAACGACGAAGCCAACACGACGAACGTCGGCGGCTGGACGTTCAATGCCGGGGCGGGAAATTACACCTTCACCAGCGGCCAGTTGCTGAATTTCAACGGCGCGGGCATCGTCATCAACGGCGGCAGCGCCACCATCAACGTCATCGACGGCGGCGTCAATTTCCTCAACGCCAGCACGGCCGGCGGCGCCACCATCAACAACAACAATCCCTACAGTGCCGTGAATTTCTACAACACCAGCACGGCGGGGTCCGCGACCATCACCAGCTATGGTGACGTGAATTTCTACAATTCCAGCACGGCCGGCAGCGCCACCATCACCATCAATTACAACGGCGAAAATGGGGGACGGCTGCTCTTCAACGACACGAGCTCGGCCGGCAGCGCCACCATCACCAACAACATGTTCGTGTATTTCAAGAACACGAGCACGGCCGGCAGCGCCGCCATCGCCAACAACGGTTCCGTGGGTTTTTCCGCCGCCAGCACGGCCGGCAATGCGACCATCACAAACAACACGAGCAACAGCTACCTGAGCTTCTCCGGCACGAGCACGGCGGGCAACGCTGCCATCATCAACACGGCCGGCACCGTCGATTTTTCCGCGTCGACGGGGCCTGCGGGGGACGGCAAGCTCAGCGCCGGCTCGATTGCGGGCGCCGGCAATTTCTTTCTGGGCGCACGCGAGCTCACCGTCGGCGGCAACAATCTGAGCACGGAAGTGAGCGGCGTGATCAGCGACTGCGGCACGAGCCCGACGTGCTCCGCGGCGGGCGCGACCGGCGGATCACTGGTGAAGATCGGCACTGGCACGCTGACGCTGTCCGGCGCGAACACCTACACCGGGGGCACCACGATCAATGGTGGCACGTTGCAGTTCGGCAATGGCGGCACCAGCGGTTCGGTGGCCGGGGATATCACCGACAACGCAGCGCTCATTTTCGACCGCTCGGACACGGTCAACTTTGGCGGGGTCATCAGCGGCAGCGGCACGCTGGAAAAGCTCGGTGCCGGCACGCTCATCCTCCAGAGCGCCAATACCTACACCGGCGCCACCACGGTCAGCGCCGGCACGCTGACCATTCTTGACAGCGTTGCGTCGAGGCTGATCACGAACAACGCCACACTGGTCTATAGCTCCAACTCCACGGCCGGCAGCGCTGTTATCACCAACAACCATCAGTTGACGTTCGACACCAACGCCACGGCCGGCAGCGCTACCCTCACCAACAACCAACAGCTGCTGTTCACCGCCTCGTCAACGGCCGGCAACGCCAACATTACCAACAACAACCAGCTGACGTTCGACACCAATGGACTGCACCCCTGA